The following are encoded in a window of Kitasatospora sp. NBC_01250 genomic DNA:
- the argH gene encoding argininosuccinate lyase, whose amino-acid sequence MPSDHPADVRLWGARFADGPSEALAKLSASVHFDWRLAPYDIAGSKAHARVLHAAGLLTDDELAAMLAGLDQLLADVESGAFTGTIADEDVHTALERGLLERLGPDLGGKLRAGRSRNDQIATLFRMYLRDHARIIGGLVLDLQEALVGLAEVHPDTAMPGRTHLQHAQPVLFAHHVLAHVQALGRDAERLRQWDVRTAVSPYGSGALAGSSLGLDPQAVAAELGFERGSVGNSIDGTASRDFVAEFAFVTAMIGINLSRIAEEVIIWNTKEFGFITLHDAFSTGSSIMPQKKNPDIAELARGKSGRLIGNLTGLLATLKALPLAYNRDLQEDKEPVFDSCDTLEVLLPAFTGMMATLTVHRERLEELAPAGFSLATDIAEWLVKRGVPFRVAHEVAGACVKVCEAQGIELWDLTDGQFAEISEHLTPEVRDVLSVHGAIGARDGRGGTAPGAVAVQLAEVKADLAVQREWSGH is encoded by the coding sequence ATGCCGTCCGACCATCCCGCCGACGTCCGCCTCTGGGGCGCGCGCTTCGCCGACGGCCCCTCCGAGGCGCTGGCCAAGCTCTCCGCCTCGGTCCACTTCGACTGGCGGCTCGCCCCGTACGACATCGCCGGCTCCAAGGCGCACGCCCGGGTGCTGCACGCCGCCGGGCTCCTGACGGACGACGAGCTCGCCGCCATGCTCGCGGGCCTGGACCAGCTGCTGGCCGACGTCGAGTCCGGCGCCTTCACCGGCACCATCGCCGACGAGGACGTGCACACCGCGCTGGAGCGCGGTCTGCTGGAGCGGCTCGGCCCGGACCTTGGCGGCAAGCTGCGGGCCGGGCGGTCCCGCAACGACCAGATCGCCACCCTGTTCCGGATGTACCTGCGGGACCACGCCCGGATCATCGGCGGCCTGGTCCTGGACCTCCAGGAGGCACTGGTGGGCCTGGCCGAGGTGCACCCGGACACCGCGATGCCCGGCCGCACCCACCTGCAGCACGCCCAGCCGGTGCTCTTCGCCCACCACGTCCTCGCGCACGTGCAGGCCCTCGGCCGGGATGCCGAGCGGCTGCGCCAGTGGGACGTCCGCACCGCCGTCTCGCCCTACGGCTCCGGCGCCCTGGCCGGTTCCTCGCTGGGGCTCGACCCGCAGGCGGTCGCCGCCGAACTCGGCTTCGAGCGCGGCTCGGTGGGCAACTCGATCGACGGCACGGCCTCGCGCGACTTCGTCGCCGAGTTCGCCTTCGTCACCGCGATGATCGGGATCAACCTCTCCCGGATCGCCGAGGAGGTGATCATCTGGAACACCAAGGAGTTCGGCTTCATCACGCTGCACGACGCCTTCTCCACCGGTTCCTCGATCATGCCGCAGAAGAAGAACCCGGACATCGCCGAGCTGGCCCGCGGCAAGTCGGGCCGGCTGATCGGCAACCTGACCGGGCTGCTGGCCACCCTCAAGGCGCTGCCGCTGGCCTACAACCGGGACCTGCAGGAGGACAAGGAGCCGGTCTTCGACTCCTGTGACACCCTCGAGGTCCTGCTGCCGGCCTTCACCGGCATGATGGCCACCCTCACGGTCCACCGCGAGCGGCTGGAGGAGCTGGCCCCGGCCGGCTTCTCGCTGGCCACCGACATCGCCGAGTGGCTGGTCAAGCGCGGTGTGCCGTTCCGGGTGGCGCACGAGGTGGCCGGCGCCTGCGTCAAGGTCTGCGAGGCGCAGGGCATCGAGCTCTGGGACCTGACGGACGGGCAGTTCGCCGAGATCTCCGAGCACCTGACGCCGGAGGTCCGGGACGTGCTCAGCGTGCACGGCGCGATCGGTGCCCGGGACGGGCGCGGCGGCACGGCGCCCGGCGCGGTGGCCGTCCAGCTGGCGGAGGTCAAGGCGGACCTGGCCGTCCAGCGCGAGTGGAGCGGCCACTGA
- a CDS encoding GNAT family N-acetyltransferase translates to MGMSVIISVATEQDTEQILKLQYLGYQSEAELYGDWSIEPLTQSLTSLREELADRHVLVARLGGEVVGSVRGWVEEDGVGRISRLVVHPRMQRHGLGGRLLRAVEERLLAGERPVRAFRLNTGHRSLGNLRLYARQGYRQVGTRQVTSELSFVDLEKPVEIPLAAAV, encoded by the coding sequence ATGGGCATGAGCGTGATCATCTCGGTGGCGACCGAGCAGGACACCGAACAGATCCTCAAACTCCAGTACCTCGGCTACCAGAGCGAGGCCGAGCTCTACGGCGACTGGTCGATCGAGCCGCTCACCCAGAGCCTGACGAGCCTGCGCGAGGAGTTGGCGGACCGTCACGTCCTGGTCGCCCGGCTCGGCGGCGAGGTGGTCGGCTCGGTGCGCGGCTGGGTCGAGGAGGACGGCGTCGGCCGGATAAGCCGCCTGGTCGTGCACCCGCGGATGCAGCGGCACGGCCTCGGCGGCCGGCTGCTGCGCGCCGTCGAGGAGCGGCTGCTGGCCGGCGAGCGCCCGGTGCGGGCCTTCCGCCTGAACACCGGCCACCGCAGCCTCGGCAACCTGCGCCTGTACGCGCGCCAGGGCTACCGGCAGGTCGGCACCCGCCAGGTGACCAGCGAGCTGAGCTTCGTGGACCTGGAGAAGCCCGTCGAGATCCCGCTGGCCGCCGCGGTCTGA
- the cbiE gene encoding precorrin-6y C5,15-methyltransferase (decarboxylating) subunit CbiE codes for MADRITVIGWDGTPLTEAAAAALAAATLVAGAPYQLNALPVPAAAERIALGSVELAARRIAEHRGAVVVVAEGDPGFFGVVRTLRRPEYGLELEVLPAVSSVAAAFARAGMPWEDAQVVSTHGGRLRRAANVCRAHSKVAVLTSPDAGPSELALMLRGVHRTFVVCEALGTEDEDVTVLTSDRVPDHDWREPNVVLVIGGNAQTQAVDAPSGWLAGRPVGYPAAERGWALPGDAYDGESAQILSPQARAVILARLGPGPGDLVWNVGAGSGALAVETARFGAAVVAVEADAATCARIAVNARRYGVEVETAAGQPPEVLGGLPEPDAVVVEHGGAEAVAAVLTRRPGRLVALARTLGEAEAIRGVVAAAGYQVEGALLQSAPLTADGGLSIGPGESSVLLWAEATA; via the coding sequence ATGGCGGACCGGATCACGGTCATCGGGTGGGACGGCACGCCGCTGACCGAGGCGGCCGCTGCCGCACTCGCCGCGGCCACCCTGGTGGCGGGGGCGCCCTACCAGCTCAACGCACTGCCGGTGCCGGCCGCTGCCGAACGGATCGCGCTCGGCAGCGTCGAACTGGCGGCCCGTCGGATCGCCGAGCACCGCGGGGCGGTGGTGGTGGTCGCCGAGGGGGATCCCGGCTTCTTCGGCGTGGTGCGCACCCTGCGCCGGCCCGAGTACGGCCTGGAGCTGGAGGTGCTGCCGGCCGTCTCCTCGGTCGCCGCCGCCTTCGCCCGCGCCGGCATGCCCTGGGAGGACGCCCAGGTGGTCAGCACGCACGGCGGACGGCTGCGCCGGGCGGCCAACGTCTGCCGCGCCCACTCCAAGGTCGCGGTGCTGACCAGCCCCGACGCCGGGCCCAGCGAGCTGGCCCTGATGCTGCGTGGGGTGCACCGCACCTTCGTGGTCTGCGAGGCGCTCGGCACCGAGGACGAGGACGTCACCGTGCTCACCTCCGACCGGGTGCCCGACCACGACTGGCGCGAGCCCAACGTGGTGCTGGTGATCGGCGGCAACGCGCAAACCCAGGCCGTGGACGCGCCCTCCGGCTGGCTGGCCGGGCGGCCGGTCGGCTACCCGGCCGCCGAGCGCGGCTGGGCGCTGCCCGGCGACGCGTACGACGGCGAGAGCGCGCAGATCCTCTCCCCGCAGGCGCGCGCGGTGATCCTGGCCCGGCTCGGCCCCGGGCCGGGCGACCTGGTCTGGAACGTGGGCGCCGGCAGCGGCGCACTCGCCGTCGAGACGGCGCGGTTCGGCGCGGCCGTGGTCGCGGTGGAGGCGGACGCGGCCACCTGCGCGCGGATCGCGGTCAACGCGCGCCGGTACGGGGTCGAGGTGGAGACGGCCGCCGGCCAGCCGCCCGAGGTGCTCGGCGGGCTGCCGGAGCCGGACGCGGTGGTGGTGGAGCACGGCGGTGCCGAGGCGGTCGCCGCGGTGCTGACCCGCCGTCCGGGCCGACTGGTGGCACTGGCCCGCACGCTCGGCGAGGCCGAGGCGATCCGGGGGGTGGTCGCGGCCGCGGGCTACCAGGTCGAGGGCGCGCTCCTGCAGTCCGCCCCGCTCACCGCCGACGGCGGGCTGAGCATCGGCCCGGGGGAGAGCAGCGTGCTCCTGTGGGCCGAGGCCACCGCCTGA
- the cobT gene encoding nicotinate-nucleotide--dimethylbenzimidazole phosphoribosyltransferase: protein MTDGGHVPNEGRPEHLLPGTGTDPAQGGGGWGTDLVGQAVPAAVSGAGYTFIDQPDRVDQLDDEDDVLLMPGPQGSWSDASTAPVVSLGEALAPQGGLPGTGYPVYTADGVAFPSATVPVPTPIAPAGAASALAAPASPAPQPLAPQPVAPQPVAPQPVAPQVVPPQPVAAPEPAPGLVSVAPVFLEPIAPVAPVAPVQPDAGSATAVAPVEQPAEQPPAGTPVEPSWPPVDPPGLVAEAVAPVEPDLQTVVLTAPAVPVAVPQAAAPAESVAAPARRPLHAGPPIPDPSLMTGQVPVRSLADRGPSAPGTTPPHGIPVVTPAAPVAVAAPEPAEPPADAVVIPAQATSSESPSVPAVPVGEAAPAAEAAPLAEPAPVAEPVVAAPVAEPTAAEGAEAAAAQNAAPAEPVAEPAIAPEAAPTEAAAEVVTPEAVTPDAADPTVLQAAAPAEPAAGTTPAEPAAAQPTEQAQQAQQAQQDESAETPVDAPSAEAAPVAAPAPETNQAEEPTLTSTPAPVPSATPAEAASVAPAAEPVTEPAVAAPAAEAVPPQPTEPAAEAAPEAAPAPEVPAQAAPPRRIAAFLAAPAPLGLVVEPTATEPQPEVAPAEQPAPAEQPQAQAAGAPVADPAPGIAPAAEPAAEAVAEPAVAPAAEPATEPAAEPAPEPAAEPAAEAAPQAAAAEPSEAPAATETPGAPAAEASAAPEAATAPEAATSPEAPEAAEAPEAAAAPGTAEPTEATEATESAEPTEPAEPRAPAAPGYDDPMREAVHQVMRERRDIRNGFRPDPVPHEVLLRVLEAAHTAPSVGYSQPWDFVVIRSSETRQRMHELAVRQREAYADSLPKGRAKQFKEIKIEAILETPVNIVVTADRTRGGRHTLGRHTQPQMAPYSAALAVENLWLAARAEGLGVGWVSFFDEEEMVRELGLPEHLEVVAYLCVGYVDAFPDEPELQQQGWAKKRPLSWVVHEEQYGNRALPGEEPRGVLAEALRTIRPLDAKALGEAWDRQKRMTKPAGSLGMLEIISAQLCGLSRKCPPPIPEPACVAVFAADHGVHAQGVTPWPQEVTAQMVANFLAGGAVVNAFANQIGAEVCVVDVGVATELPAAVQQGRTTGLLPRKVKPGTDDMTQGPAMTREEALKALEIGIETARDLVAAGNRVLITGDMGIANTTASAALIAVFTGTDPAEVTGRGTGIDDETHARKVEVIRRALELHHPDPTDPLGVLAAVGGLEHAAIAGFLLGAASLRTPVILDGVIAGSAALAAKAIAPEVLAACIAGHRSAEPGHQAALAKLGLRPLIDLDLRLGEGTGALLALPLVQSAARAMHDVATFDSAGVTEKH from the coding sequence ATGACCGACGGCGGTCACGTCCCCAACGAGGGACGGCCGGAGCACCTGCTCCCCGGGACCGGGACTGATCCGGCACAGGGAGGTGGCGGGTGGGGCACCGACCTCGTCGGCCAGGCCGTACCGGCAGCAGTGTCGGGTGCGGGCTACACCTTCATCGACCAGCCCGACCGGGTGGACCAGCTCGACGACGAGGACGACGTCCTGCTGATGCCGGGTCCGCAGGGCTCCTGGAGCGACGCGTCCACCGCGCCGGTGGTCTCGCTCGGTGAGGCCCTCGCGCCGCAGGGCGGCCTGCCGGGCACGGGCTACCCGGTGTACACCGCGGACGGGGTGGCCTTCCCGTCCGCCACCGTTCCGGTGCCCACCCCGATCGCCCCGGCCGGCGCCGCCTCCGCGCTGGCCGCGCCGGCTTCGCCCGCCCCGCAGCCCCTGGCACCCCAGCCCGTCGCTCCCCAACCCGTCGCTCCGCAGCCGGTGGCCCCGCAGGTCGTCCCGCCGCAGCCGGTGGCCGCTCCGGAGCCGGCCCCCGGGCTCGTCTCGGTCGCCCCGGTCTTCCTGGAGCCGATCGCGCCCGTCGCGCCCGTCGCGCCGGTCCAGCCTGACGCCGGGTCGGCCACCGCGGTCGCGCCGGTGGAGCAGCCCGCCGAGCAGCCGCCGGCCGGTACCCCGGTCGAGCCCTCCTGGCCGCCGGTGGACCCGCCCGGCCTGGTCGCCGAGGCCGTCGCCCCGGTCGAGCCGGATCTGCAGACCGTCGTCCTCACCGCGCCCGCCGTGCCCGTCGCCGTGCCGCAGGCCGCCGCGCCGGCGGAGTCCGTCGCCGCGCCCGCCCGCCGCCCGCTGCACGCCGGTCCGCCGATTCCGGACCCCTCGCTGATGACCGGTCAGGTGCCGGTCCGTTCGCTGGCCGACCGCGGTCCGTCCGCGCCGGGCACCACGCCGCCGCACGGCATCCCGGTCGTCACGCCCGCGGCCCCGGTGGCCGTGGCCGCCCCGGAGCCGGCCGAGCCGCCTGCCGATGCGGTGGTGATCCCGGCTCAGGCCACCTCGAGCGAGTCACCGTCGGTGCCCGCCGTCCCGGTCGGGGAAGCCGCTCCGGCTGCGGAAGCCGCTCCGCTCGCGGAGCCCGCCCCGGTGGCGGAGCCCGTCGTGGCGGCCCCGGTGGCCGAGCCGACCGCCGCCGAGGGCGCCGAGGCCGCGGCGGCCCAGAACGCCGCCCCGGCCGAGCCGGTTGCCGAGCCCGCCATCGCCCCGGAGGCTGCGCCCACCGAGGCCGCCGCCGAGGTGGTGACCCCCGAGGCCGTGACCCCGGACGCCGCTGACCCCACCGTGCTGCAGGCCGCCGCACCGGCCGAACCGGCCGCCGGGACCACGCCCGCGGAGCCCGCCGCAGCGCAGCCGACCGAACAGGCCCAGCAGGCCCAGCAGGCCCAGCAGGACGAGTCGGCCGAGACTCCCGTTGACGCACCGTCGGCGGAAGCCGCCCCGGTCGCCGCCCCGGCCCCGGAGACCAACCAGGCTGAGGAGCCGACCCTGACTTCGACGCCCGCTCCGGTCCCCTCCGCGACCCCGGCCGAGGCCGCCTCCGTGGCGCCGGCTGCCGAGCCCGTCACGGAGCCCGCTGTCGCCGCGCCCGCCGCCGAGGCCGTGCCGCCGCAGCCCACCGAGCCCGCCGCCGAGGCGGCTCCCGAGGCCGCCCCGGCCCCGGAGGTCCCGGCCCAGGCCGCCCCGCCGCGTCGGATCGCCGCCTTCCTGGCCGCGCCCGCCCCGCTCGGCCTGGTCGTGGAGCCGACCGCCACCGAGCCGCAGCCCGAGGTCGCGCCGGCGGAGCAGCCCGCCCCGGCGGAGCAGCCCCAGGCCCAGGCCGCCGGCGCCCCGGTCGCCGACCCCGCTCCCGGGATAGCGCCCGCCGCGGAGCCCGCTGCCGAGGCGGTCGCCGAGCCCGCCGTGGCACCCGCGGCCGAGCCCGCCACCGAGCCGGCGGCCGAGCCGGCCCCGGAGCCCGCGGCCGAGCCCGCCGCCGAAGCCGCCCCCCAGGCCGCCGCCGCCGAGCCCAGCGAGGCGCCCGCCGCCACCGAGACCCCCGGCGCCCCGGCCGCCGAGGCGTCCGCGGCCCCCGAGGCAGCAACCGCTCCCGAGGCCGCAACTTCCCCCGAGGCCCCGGAAGCAGCCGAGGCCCCCGAGGCCGCCGCCGCTCCCGGGACCGCGGAGCCGACGGAGGCCACCGAGGCCACCGAGTCCGCCGAGCCCACGGAGCCCGCCGAACCCCGCGCCCCGGCCGCCCCCGGCTACGACGACCCGATGCGCGAGGCCGTCCACCAGGTGATGCGCGAGCGCCGCGACATCCGCAACGGCTTCCGCCCCGACCCCGTCCCGCACGAGGTGCTGCTGCGCGTCCTGGAGGCGGCCCACACCGCCCCCAGCGTCGGCTACTCGCAGCCCTGGGACTTCGTGGTGATCCGCTCCTCCGAGACCCGGCAGCGGATGCACGAGCTGGCCGTCCGTCAGCGCGAGGCCTACGCGGACTCGCTGCCCAAGGGCCGCGCCAAGCAGTTCAAGGAAATCAAGATCGAGGCCATCCTCGAGACCCCGGTGAACATCGTGGTCACCGCCGACCGCACCCGTGGCGGCCGGCACACCCTGGGCCGGCACACCCAGCCCCAGATGGCCCCCTACTCCGCCGCGCTGGCGGTGGAGAACCTCTGGCTGGCCGCCCGCGCCGAGGGCCTGGGCGTCGGCTGGGTGAGCTTCTTCGACGAGGAGGAGATGGTCCGCGAGCTCGGCCTGCCCGAGCACCTGGAGGTCGTCGCCTACCTCTGCGTCGGCTACGTGGACGCCTTCCCGGACGAGCCCGAGCTGCAGCAGCAGGGCTGGGCCAAGAAGCGCCCGCTCTCCTGGGTGGTCCACGAGGAGCAGTACGGCAACCGGGCACTGCCCGGCGAGGAGCCGCGCGGCGTGCTCGCCGAGGCCCTGCGCACCATCCGCCCGCTGGACGCCAAGGCGCTCGGCGAGGCCTGGGACCGGCAGAAGCGGATGACCAAGCCGGCCGGCTCGCTCGGCATGCTGGAGATCATCTCCGCCCAGCTGTGCGGCCTGTCCCGCAAGTGCCCGCCGCCGATCCCCGAGCCCGCCTGCGTCGCGGTCTTCGCGGCCGACCACGGCGTGCACGCCCAGGGCGTCACCCCCTGGCCCCAGGAGGTCACCGCTCAGATGGTGGCCAACTTCCTGGCCGGCGGCGCGGTGGTGAACGCCTTCGCGAACCAGATCGGCGCCGAGGTCTGCGTGGTGGACGTGGGCGTGGCCACCGAGCTGCCGGCCGCCGTCCAGCAGGGCCGCACCACCGGGCTGCTGCCGCGCAAGGTCAAGCCGGGCACCGACGACATGACCCAGGGCCCGGCGATGACCCGGGAGGAGGCGCTCAAGGCGCTGGAGATCGGCATCGAGACCGCCCGCGACCTGGTCGCGGCCGGCAACCGGGTGCTGATCACCGGCGACATGGGCATCGCCAACACCACCGCCTCGGCGGCCCTGATCGCGGTCTTCACCGGCACCGACCCGGCCGAGGTCACCGGGCGCGGCACCGGCATCGACGACGAGACGCACGCCCGCAAGGTCGAGGTGATCCGCCGCGCCCTGGAGCTGCACCACCCGGACCCGACCGACCCGCTCGGCGTGCTGGCCGCGGTCGGCGGGCTGGAGCACGCCGCGATCGCCGGCTTCCTGCTCGGCGCGGCCAGCCTGCGCACGCCGGTGATCCTGGACGGGGTGATCGCCGGTTCGGCGGCCCTGGCCGCCAAGGCCATCGCCCCCGAGGTGCTGGCCGCCTGCATCGCGGGCCACCGCTCGGCCGAGCCCGGTCACCAGGCCGCGCTGGCCAAGCTCGGCCTGCGCCCGCTGATCGACCTCGACCTGCGGCTCGGCGAGGGGACCGGTGCTCTGCTGGCCCTCCCGCTGGTGCAGAGCGCGGCGCGGGCGATGCACGATGTAGCCACCTTCGACTCCGCCGGCGTCACCGAGAAGCACTGA
- a CDS encoding MetQ/NlpA family ABC transporter substrate-binding protein — MRTVLKYTAVLATAGLTLSVAACSSGSSSSSNSADKPLVVVASPTPHAQILDYIRDNLAAKAGLKLTVKEVSDYTQQNPAVQDGSADANFFQHVPYLTDFNKTHGTDIVPVENVHLEPLGVYSKKVKKVADLADGASVAVPNDATNEGRALKLLADNQVITLKDGVGTGATIRDITGNPKHLKFKELDAAQLPRALDDVDASVINGNNALGAGLKPATDAILLEKAQGNPYANVLAVKKGHENDPRVQKLAQLLHSDEVKKYIDDTFQGSVIPAF; from the coding sequence GTGCGTACCGTCCTGAAGTACACCGCAGTCCTCGCCACCGCCGGCCTCACGCTCTCCGTGGCGGCCTGCTCGTCCGGCTCCTCCAGCTCCTCGAACAGCGCCGACAAGCCGCTCGTCGTGGTCGCCAGCCCCACCCCGCACGCCCAGATCCTGGACTACATCCGGGACAACCTGGCGGCCAAGGCGGGCCTGAAGCTGACGGTCAAGGAGGTCTCGGACTACACCCAGCAGAACCCCGCCGTGCAGGACGGCTCCGCCGATGCCAACTTCTTCCAGCACGTCCCCTACCTGACCGACTTCAACAAGACCCACGGCACCGACATCGTGCCCGTGGAGAACGTCCACCTGGAGCCGCTGGGCGTCTACTCGAAGAAGGTCAAGAAGGTCGCGGACCTGGCCGACGGCGCCTCGGTGGCCGTCCCCAACGACGCCACCAACGAGGGCCGCGCGCTCAAGCTGCTGGCCGACAACCAGGTGATCACCCTCAAGGACGGCGTCGGCACCGGCGCCACCATCCGCGACATCACCGGCAACCCGAAGCACCTCAAGTTCAAGGAGCTGGACGCCGCCCAGCTGCCGCGCGCCCTGGACGACGTCGACGCCTCGGTGATCAACGGCAACAACGCGCTGGGCGCCGGCCTCAAGCCGGCCACCGACGCGATCCTGCTGGAGAAGGCCCAGGGCAACCCCTACGCCAACGTGCTCGCGGTCAAGAAGGGCCACGAGAACGACCCGCGCGTGCAGAAGCTGGCCCAGCTGCTGCACTCCGACGAGGTGAAGAAGTACATCGACGACACCTTCCAGGGCTCGGTCATCCCGGCCTTCTAG
- a CDS encoding GNAT family N-acetyltransferase — protein MPASFPETAISTERLLLRPLEEGDVPELVAMMADDLVLSWTDVPQPYTREYALHWVRRQVPALRAEGRGIAFAVTEHLTQRLVGTVELRNTDWRLLSTEAAYVTAPWARGEGYAVESLLGVAQWLFEDRGFLRLELRTAAGNTAAQQVAQKIGCISEGVLRSAWIVRTGEVGSAGEESRSDLIVWSLLPEDLEPLEPAHPSFAGLHRE, from the coding sequence ATGCCAGCGAGTTTCCCCGAGACCGCGATCAGCACCGAACGGCTGCTGCTGCGCCCTCTGGAGGAGGGCGACGTGCCGGAGCTGGTCGCCATGATGGCCGACGACCTGGTGCTCAGCTGGACCGACGTCCCCCAGCCCTACACCCGCGAGTACGCGCTGCACTGGGTGCGCCGGCAGGTGCCCGCACTGCGCGCGGAGGGGCGCGGGATCGCCTTCGCCGTCACCGAGCACCTGACCCAGCGTCTGGTGGGCACCGTCGAGCTGCGCAACACCGACTGGCGCCTGCTGAGCACCGAGGCCGCCTACGTCACCGCTCCCTGGGCCCGCGGCGAGGGCTACGCGGTCGAGTCGCTGCTCGGGGTGGCCCAGTGGCTCTTCGAGGACCGCGGCTTCCTCCGTCTCGAACTGCGCACCGCGGCCGGCAACACCGCCGCCCAGCAGGTCGCCCAGAAGATCGGCTGCATCAGCGAGGGCGTGCTGCGCAGCGCCTGGATAGTGCGCACCGGCGAGGTGGGCTCGGCGGGGGAGGAGAGCCGCAGCGACCTGATCGTCTGGAGCCTGCTGCCGGAGGACCTCGAACCGCTGGAGCCCGCCCACCCCTCCTTCGCCGGACTCCACCGGGAGTAG
- a CDS encoding methionine ABC transporter ATP-binding protein: MITTKDLTKVYTSRGRQVSALRGVDLHVREGEVYGVVGTSGAGKSTLIRCVNMLERPSSGTVTVDGVELTALRGSEHRAGRELRAARSRIGMVFQHFNLLSSRTVQQNVELPLELTGLDRTARRRKAAELLDLVGLGDKARTYPSQLSGGQKQRVGIARALAGDPKVLLSDEATSALDPETTRSILKLLRDLNQQLGLTVLLITHEMDVIKSVCDSAALMRDGRITEAGTLADLVATDSSELARELFPLSEFGTGRPDGTVLEITFQGDTSGRPFVSLLARTYQVDVNILGAAVETIGGRQVGRMRVELPGSHQDNVVPIGFLREQGLQVDVISAIGALA; the protein is encoded by the coding sequence GTGATCACCACCAAGGACCTCACCAAGGTCTACACCTCACGCGGCCGGCAGGTCAGCGCCCTGCGCGGCGTCGACCTGCACGTACGCGAAGGCGAGGTGTACGGCGTCGTCGGCACCTCCGGCGCGGGCAAGAGCACGCTGATCCGCTGCGTCAACATGCTGGAGCGCCCCAGCTCCGGCACGGTCACCGTGGACGGGGTCGAGCTGACCGCCCTGCGCGGCAGCGAGCACCGTGCCGGCCGCGAGCTGCGCGCCGCCCGCAGCCGGATCGGCATGGTCTTCCAGCACTTCAACCTGCTCTCCTCGCGCACCGTGCAGCAGAACGTCGAGCTGCCGCTGGAGCTCACCGGACTGGACCGCACCGCGCGCCGCCGCAAGGCCGCCGAGCTGCTGGACCTGGTCGGCCTCGGCGACAAGGCGCGCACCTACCCGAGCCAGCTCTCCGGCGGCCAGAAGCAGCGCGTGGGCATCGCCCGGGCGCTGGCCGGCGACCCCAAGGTGCTGCTCTCCGACGAGGCCACCTCCGCGCTCGACCCGGAGACCACCCGCTCGATCCTCAAGCTGCTGCGCGACCTCAACCAGCAGCTCGGCCTGACCGTGCTGCTGATCACCCACGAGATGGACGTCATCAAGTCGGTCTGCGACTCCGCCGCGCTGATGCGCGACGGGCGGATCACCGAGGCCGGCACGCTCGCCGACCTGGTCGCCACCGACAGCTCCGAGCTCGCCCGCGAGCTCTTCCCGCTCAGCGAGTTCGGCACCGGGCGCCCGGACGGCACGGTGCTGGAGATCACCTTCCAGGGCGACACCTCCGGCCGGCCCTTCGTCTCCCTGCTCGCCCGGACCTACCAGGTCGACGTCAACATCCTGGGCGCCGCGGTGGAGACCATCGGGGGCCGCCAGGTCGGCCGGATGCGGGTCGAGCTGCCCGGCAGCCACCAGGACAACGTGGTGCCGATCGGCTTCCTGCGCGAGCAGGGCCTTCAGGTGGACGTCATCAGCGCGATCGGAGCTCTGGCATGA
- a CDS encoding methionine ABC transporter permease, giving the protein MNWDDMQPLLHDATIETLQMVGIATLITLLVGLPLGVLLVLTDKGGLLRNVAVNKVIGAVVNVGRSLPFVILLVALIPFTRWVVGTTIGWQAATVPLAVGAIPFFARLVESAVRGVDGGLVEAVQSMGGGTWAVVRKALLPEALPALVSGLTTTVIALVGYSAMAGTVGGGGLGNLAITYGYMRFETNFMIVIVIELVILVTLVQLLGDFAGRRLAHRGSAAGLLAKLRRPAA; this is encoded by the coding sequence ATGAACTGGGACGACATGCAGCCCCTGCTGCACGACGCGACCATCGAGACCCTGCAGATGGTCGGCATCGCCACCCTGATCACGCTGCTGGTGGGCCTGCCGCTGGGCGTGCTGCTGGTGCTCACCGACAAGGGCGGGCTGCTGCGCAACGTCGCGGTGAACAAGGTGATCGGCGCGGTGGTCAACGTCGGCCGCTCGCTGCCCTTCGTGATCCTGCTGGTCGCACTGATCCCCTTCACCCGCTGGGTGGTGGGCACCACGATCGGCTGGCAGGCGGCCACCGTGCCGCTGGCCGTGGGCGCCATCCCGTTCTTCGCCCGGCTGGTGGAGAGCGCGGTGCGCGGCGTGGACGGCGGGCTGGTCGAGGCCGTCCAGTCGATGGGCGGCGGCACCTGGGCGGTGGTCCGCAAGGCGCTGCTGCCCGAGGCCCTGCCCGCCCTGGTCTCCGGCCTCACCACCACGGTGATCGCGCTGGTCGGCTACTCGGCGATGGCCGGCACGGTCGGCGGCGGCGGCCTGGGCAACCTGGCGATCACCTACGGCTACATGCGCTTCGAGACCAACTTCATGATCGTCATCGTGATCGAGCTGGTGATCCTGGTCACCCTGGTCCAGCTGCTCGGCGACTTCGCCGGGCGCCGCCTGGCCCACCGCGGCTCCGCCGCCGGCCTGCTGGCCAAGCTGCGCCGCCCGGCCGCCTGA